One segment of Streptomyces sp. NBC_01454 DNA contains the following:
- a CDS encoding integrase: MTSPAGFGHEAVHVSASEEVRGFLTAPLGLSALFRQDEPVLQGRPLLPEAEVPCFGRTDRWAFTAQRRPANIVPSSWGAVFDNFPKQWNLRVREISMAVLNPQHPALIAAGVCLDREPYQPGTLIGLLSELRILIDWAREAGLSLHPARWTSSDMHRYIAEKSEIRSAGMVRNYVGSVRLLHELSPALTGGGLAADPWPGRSARTVANNPGTDEISTPNIRPEMWFPLIKAAWTYIDTFSANILQARDTHLRLSPRPTGSLEPLPDHTRRWLADPAHPVPLHHGGSGPVGQPNWSLLGELMGRGSGNYFTSGGSQGPKLSMARRIVFNAVPLQGRPGSLIDHDDIREVTRPDGTTGPWHPGLDPRALGHECRALRAACYILVAATSMMRDSEIREIVRGSVVTEFYGAPAVVSRKRKQDPGRPLEHWWIIEPVARAILVAEELSAHPELVFADPGLPGSTTQANRYEHSISRKLIEKFIEHVNEHTDRTGLDEIPADRVAPHMFRKTMSMLVGTEPGSEIALGLQLKHAATRALANRSTQGYAASDANWARLLDTAIEDARFIRLRDLYDQHHAGRTIGYGPGADRLTETFDTVKKTAIEVTRTAKTGDKRTEYDLLRKTRISLRFGKLNHCTFDQNHPAGAKCIEKAIIPPGHTGPLIDRCQPGRCPNSIITPDHLKIWQSEETSLLTLLDTPKIAPCRREQLNHQLDDVRSVIRRAQT, translated from the coding sequence ATGACCTCACCAGCCGGCTTCGGGCACGAGGCCGTACACGTCTCCGCTTCGGAAGAAGTACGCGGATTCCTCACCGCTCCGCTGGGCCTGTCGGCCCTGTTCCGCCAGGACGAACCGGTCCTGCAAGGTCGGCCGCTGCTGCCCGAAGCAGAGGTTCCCTGCTTCGGCCGCACGGACCGGTGGGCCTTCACGGCACAGCGGCGGCCAGCGAACATCGTCCCGTCCAGCTGGGGCGCCGTGTTCGACAACTTCCCCAAACAGTGGAACCTGCGGGTCCGTGAAATCAGCATGGCCGTGCTCAACCCACAGCACCCGGCTCTGATCGCGGCCGGTGTCTGCCTGGACCGCGAGCCCTACCAGCCCGGCACGCTGATCGGACTGCTGTCCGAGCTGCGGATCCTGATCGACTGGGCCCGTGAAGCGGGCCTGAGTCTGCACCCCGCCCGCTGGACCAGCAGCGACATGCACCGCTACATCGCCGAGAAGTCCGAGATCCGGTCGGCAGGGATGGTCCGCAACTACGTCGGCTCCGTCCGACTGCTGCACGAACTCTCCCCGGCGCTGACCGGAGGCGGCCTGGCGGCCGATCCCTGGCCGGGACGCTCGGCCCGCACCGTCGCCAACAACCCCGGAACCGATGAAATCTCCACCCCGAACATCCGACCCGAAATGTGGTTTCCGCTGATCAAAGCCGCCTGGACCTACATCGACACTTTCTCCGCGAACATCCTCCAGGCCCGCGATACTCACCTGAGGCTCTCGCCCCGGCCGACTGGCTCGCTGGAGCCGCTGCCCGACCACACCCGGCGCTGGCTAGCCGATCCCGCCCACCCTGTTCCCCTCCACCACGGCGGTTCCGGCCCGGTCGGCCAGCCGAACTGGAGCCTGCTGGGCGAGCTGATGGGTCGCGGCAGCGGCAACTACTTCACCTCCGGCGGCAGCCAGGGGCCGAAGCTCAGCATGGCCAGGAGGATCGTCTTCAACGCAGTACCTCTCCAGGGCCGGCCGGGCAGTCTCATCGACCACGACGACATCCGCGAAGTGACCCGCCCCGACGGCACCACTGGCCCCTGGCATCCGGGCCTGGACCCCCGGGCCCTCGGGCACGAATGCCGGGCACTGCGGGCTGCCTGCTACATCCTCGTCGCGGCGACCTCGATGATGCGCGACAGCGAAATCCGCGAGATCGTACGCGGCAGCGTCGTCACCGAGTTCTACGGAGCCCCGGCCGTCGTCTCCCGCAAACGCAAGCAGGACCCCGGCCGGCCCCTGGAACACTGGTGGATCATCGAGCCGGTCGCCCGCGCGATCCTCGTCGCCGAAGAACTCTCCGCCCACCCCGAACTCGTCTTCGCCGACCCCGGCCTGCCCGGCAGCACAACCCAGGCCAACCGCTACGAGCACAGCATCAGCCGCAAGCTGATCGAGAAGTTCATCGAGCACGTCAACGAGCACACCGACCGCACCGGCCTGGACGAGATCCCGGCGGACCGGGTCGCACCTCACATGTTCCGCAAGACGATGTCCATGCTGGTCGGCACCGAGCCCGGCTCCGAGATCGCGCTCGGACTGCAACTCAAGCACGCGGCCACCAGGGCACTGGCCAACCGGTCCACCCAGGGCTATGCCGCCTCCGACGCGAACTGGGCTCGGCTCCTGGACACTGCGATCGAGGACGCCCGCTTCATCCGACTGCGTGACCTCTACGACCAGCACCACGCAGGCCGGACGATCGGCTACGGCCCCGGCGCCGACAGACTCACCGAGACCTTCGACACCGTCAAGAAGACTGCCATCGAGGTGACCCGCACTGCGAAGACCGGCGACAAGCGGACCGAATACGACCTGCTGCGCAAGACCCGGATCTCGCTCCGCTTCGGCAAGCTCAACCACTGCACCTTCGACCAGAACCACCCCGCCGGCGCGAAGTGCATCGAAAAGGCGATCATTCCACCTGGCCACACCGGCCCGCTGATCGACCGTTGTCAGCCCGGCCGCTGTCCCAACAGCATCATCACCCCCGACCACCTCAAAATCTGGCAGAGCGAGGAGACCAGCCTCCTGACCCTGCTGGACACCCCCAAGATCGCCCCCTGCCGCCGCGAACAGCTCAACCACCAGCTCGACGACGTCCGCTCAGTGATCCGAAGGGCCCAGACTTGA